Proteins from a single region of Enoplosus armatus isolate fEnoArm2 chromosome 6, fEnoArm2.hap1, whole genome shotgun sequence:
- the LOC139286070 gene encoding ADP-ribosylation factor 4-like isoform X2 has product MGLTISSVLSQLFGKKQMRILMVGLDAAGKTTILYKLKLGEIVTTIPTIGLIFVVDSNDRERVQESCEELTKMLSEDELKDAVLLVFANKQDLPNALSVSELQEKLNLHSLRGKSWHIESTCATQGTGLYEGLDWLSKELSKN; this is encoded by the exons ATGGGACTCACTATCTCTTCGGTCCTCAGCCAGCTTTTTGGCAAAAAACAGATGAGGATTTTGATGG TTGGGCTGGATGCTGCCGGAAAAACAACTATCTTGTACAAATTGAAGCTCGGTGAAATTGTGACCACCATCCCAACCATT gGCCTCATCTTTGTAGTGGACAGcaatgacagagaaagagtgCAAGAGTCTTGCGAGGAGCTCACAAAGATG TTGTCGGAGGACGAGTTGAAAGACGCTGTTTTGCTGGTGTTTGCTAACAAACAGGACCTTCCCAATGCCTTATCAGTCAGTGAACTCCAAGAAAAACTCAACCTACACAGCCTCCGTGGCAAATCT TGGCACATTGAGTCAACCTGCGCCACCCAGGGCACTGGGCTGTATGAAGGACTTGACTGGCTATCCAAAGAGTTGTCCAAGAACTAA
- the LOC139286070 gene encoding ADP-ribosylation factor 4-like isoform X1 — protein MGLTISSVLSQLFGKKQMRILMVGLDAAGKTTILYKLKLGEIVTTIPTIGFNVETVEYKNITFTVWDVGGQDKIRPLWRHYFQNTQGLIFVVDSNDRERVQESCEELTKMLSEDELKDAVLLVFANKQDLPNALSVSELQEKLNLHSLRGKSWHIESTCATQGTGLYEGLDWLSKELSKN, from the exons ATGGGACTCACTATCTCTTCGGTCCTCAGCCAGCTTTTTGGCAAAAAACAGATGAGGATTTTGATGG TTGGGCTGGATGCTGCCGGAAAAACAACTATCTTGTACAAATTGAAGCTCGGTGAAATTGTGACCACCATCCCAACCATTG GTTTCAATGTGGAGACAGTAGAATACAAAAATATCACTTTCACTGTATGGGATGTGGGTGGCCAGGACAAGATCAGACCCCTCTGGAGACATTACTTCCAGAACACACAG gGCCTCATCTTTGTAGTGGACAGcaatgacagagaaagagtgCAAGAGTCTTGCGAGGAGCTCACAAAGATG TTGTCGGAGGACGAGTTGAAAGACGCTGTTTTGCTGGTGTTTGCTAACAAACAGGACCTTCCCAATGCCTTATCAGTCAGTGAACTCCAAGAAAAACTCAACCTACACAGCCTCCGTGGCAAATCT TGGCACATTGAGTCAACCTGCGCCACCCAGGGCACTGGGCTGTATGAAGGACTTGACTGGCTATCCAAAGAGTTGTCCAAGAACTAA
- the LOC139286247 gene encoding transmembrane protein 116 produces the protein MELNGILSGDQIDVLSTEYLVLLTPSVIGSFSVLVVSIMRWRHLKEQVHLLVQLALADLLAALILMSTSIMNKFSTDNSVAICQYSLPLSLTFYSISFLLVVVYAWKSKSAIQGWRARPTEDEGGQSLCRRKIVAIPVYAIVWLIPIAIYLAYVLTPFIKTTLLIPVDDRSLTETAHNDSKYCTSCILFLHVWRDSCSDAEIIHDIFIRVFLFLVVIPVLLSCSVIYYKVGKWYERHEQEGLFPVEGDGRSRRRFKQVFSTARNMVMVILFCWTPALVLILLSTLMTWTNVEQRSLFGFYMIQAASVSLQGFLNSMVYAWRRPNFTEAVLGENTPLVVHERLAFFDESLRSLS, from the exons ATGGAGCTCAATGGTATACTGAGTGGAGACCAG attgATGTTCTCTCTACTGAGTACTTAGTGTTGCTCACTCCCAG TGTGATTGGGAGTTTTTCTGTCCTGGTGGTGTCCATAATGAGATGGAGGCATCTAAAAGAACAG GTGCACCTCCTGGTGCAGCTCGCCCTGGCAGACCTCCTGGCTGCTCTGATCCTGATGTCCACTAGTATCATGAACAAATTCAGCACTGACAACAGTGTAGCCATCTGCCAATACAGCCTGCCGCTGTCACTG acattttattctatttcatttcTGCTTGTGGTGGTTTACGCATGGAAGTCGAAGAGCGCAATCCAAGGGTGGAGAGCAAGACCCACAGAGGATGAGGGCGGACAG AGTCTGTGTAGAAGGAAAATAGTAGCTATACCTGTGTATGCCATTGTGTG GTTGATCCCCATTGCAATATACTTAGCATATGTGCTCACTCCATtcataaaaacaactttgctGATTCCAGTCGATGACAGATCATTGACGGAGACCGCCCATAATGACAGCAAATACTGCACCAG TTGCATTTTGTTCTTGCATGTGTGGAGGGATTCCTGCTCTGATGCT gaGATAATTCATGACATTTTCATcagagtttttcttttcctcgtTGTGATCCCGGTGCTGTTGTCTTGCTCT gTCATTTACTATAAGGTTGGTAAATGGTATGAAAGACATGAACAGGAGGGGCTTTTTCCTGTGGAGGGAGATGGACGTTCAAGAAGGAGATTCAAACAAGTGTTTTCTACAGCAAGAAATATGGTGATGGTCATCTTATTCTGCTGGacaccag ctcttgTCCTCATCCTGCTGTCTACCTTGATGACCTGGACAAATGTTGAACAACGCAGCCTATTTGGCTTTTATATGATACAG GCTGCCAGTGTGTCCCTGCAAGGCTTCCTGAACAGTATGGTTTACGCTTGGAGACGGCCCAACTTCACAGAGGCCGTCCTTGGGGAGAACACACCTCTGGTGGTACACGAGCGCTTGGCCTTCTTTGATGAATCATTGAGGAGCTTGTCTTGA
- the neto2b gene encoding neuropilin and tolloid-like protein 2, translating into MHVVWIFLLFIEEGFALAQKTKDGGTGSKGANPSQRPQQSSHCGNWVRNADGGSFSSPNYPNTYPPNKECLYVLEALPRQRIELLFDDTFYIEASFECRFDHIEVRDGPFSFSPLINRFCGSACPGLVLSSGRFMWIRFFSDEELEGTGFQVQYSFTADPEFHLHVGGLLNPIPDCQFELSGADGLIRSSQVEEENKVKPDQAVDCIWTIRAPTNNRIYLRFLEYQMENSNECKKNFVAVYDGSNAIEDLKAKFCSTVANDIMLDTGVGVVRMWADEASRLSRFRMLFTSFADPPCASSAFFCHSNMCINTSLVCNGIQNCVFPWDESNCKEKKNKGVFHQITKTHGTVICVSTGVVLLLLVVSILVQVKQPRKKVLVRKNNLFQRGDFQEVFDPPHYELFTLRDKEMSGDLGELSEELQSLQALRRSSSGSRCIHEHHCGSQASVNSIKASQGPHIMGRGSMELPPFTGDIQSTLPPFRDLNSSLRKKSWPSMKPGRIQGHHGIGDRALGQQDRVMEEDEEEEEDGRYDVYVRRAGSRRGNYEMAQQRSLSMDF; encoded by the exons ATGCATGTAG TCTGGATATTTCTCCTATTCATTGAGGAGGGATTTGCTCTGGCACAAAAGACTAAAG ATGGAGGTACGGGATCAAAGGGGGCTAACCCCTCTCAGCGGCCGCAGCAGTCTAGTCACTGTGGAAACTGGGTACGAAACGCAGATGGTGGCAGCTTCAGCTCCCCAAACTACCCGAATACGTACCCTCCTAACAAGGAGTGCCTGTACGTACTGGAAG CCCTGCCCCGCCAGAGGAtagagctgctgtttgatgaCACCTTCTACATCGAGGCGTCTTTTGAGTGTCGTTTCGACCACATCGAGGTGCGGGACGGCCCCTTCAGCTTCTCGCCGCTCATCAACCGCTTCTGTGGCTCGGCCTGTCCTGGACTCGTCCTCTCCAGCGGACGCTTCATGTGGATCCGCTTCTTCAGTGATGAAGAGCTGGAGGGGACTGGCTTTCAGGTCCAGTACAGCTTTACTGCAG ACCCTGAATTTCATCTGCATGTGGGAGGACTCTTAAACCCCATCCCAG ATTGTCAGTTTGAGCTGTCTGGGGCTGACGGCCTGATCCGCTCCagtcaggtggaggaggagaataaAGTGAAGCCGGACCAGGCAGTGGACTGCATCTGGACCATACGAGCCCCAACAAACAACAGG ATTTACCTGCGATTTTTGGAATACCAGATGGAAAACTCAAATGAATGTAAGAAGAACTTTGTGGCTGTTTATGATGGCAGTAATGCCATTGAGGACCTAAAG GCCAAGTTTTGTAGTACAGTAGCTAATGACATCATGCTGGACACTGGTGTGGGGGTGGTGAGGATGTGGGCTGATGAGGCAAGCCGTCTCAGCCGTTTCCGGATGCTGTTCACTTCTTTTGCAGACC cacCCTGTGCAAGCAGCGCATTCTTTTGCCACAGTAACATGTGCATCAACACCTCTCTGGTGTGCAACGGCATACAAAACTGTGTCTTTCCCTGGGATGAAAGCAACTGCAAAG agaaaaagaacaagGGTGTTTTTCACCAGATCACAAAGACTCATGGGACAGTAATCTGTGTGTCTACGGGAgtggtgctgctgctcctcGTTGTCTCCATCCTGGTGCAAGTCAAGCAGCCACGAAAAAAG GTGTTGGTACGTAAGAATAACCTGTTCCAGCGGGGTGACTTCCAGGAGGTGTTTGACCCTCCGCATTATGAACTCTTTACTCTCAGAGACAAG GAGATGTCTGGGGACCTTGGGGAGTTATCAGAGGAACTCCAGTCCCTGCAGGCACTCAGGAGGTCCTCGTCAGGCTCACGCTGCATTCACGAACACCACTGTGGCTCCCAGGCTTCTGTCAACTCCATCAAGGCCAGTCAAGGCCCACATATCATGGGCAGGGGATCCATGGAGCTTCCCCCTTTCACAGGGGACATCCAGAGCACCTTGCCTCCCTTCAGGGACTTGAACAGCAGTCTGCGGAAGAAGAGCTGGCCTAGTATGAAACCAGGCCGAATACAGGGCCATCATGGTATTGGGGATAGAGCACTGGGGCAGCAGGATAGAGTGATGgaagaggacgaagaggaggaggaagatggaagGTATGATGTGTATGTACGCAGAGCAGGAAGTCGAAGAGGGAACTATGAAATGGCCCAGCAAAGATCCTTGTCCATGGACTTCTAA
- the LOC139287039 gene encoding uncharacterized protein, with the protein MSGRHRALPSWMAKKEEKVKEKEPLKRRRKCKTARAAFYCMNEKELVEAAVSYLTSGACEDVAPLTHHKVEDKAVDASVKMRKTPASSKMIAKPVTLEESSSDCGDAEGTTYVSETDLDITEVETVPFTKSPQSQGPEGQRPGPVQDHGGLMNVGLEAEKKEEHSQMPADAAEEDDDALRLVREIFFT; encoded by the exons ATGTCAGGAAGACACCGGGCGCTGCCGTCATGGATGGcgaagaaggaagagaaagtgaaagagaaggagccgctgaagaggaggagaaaatgcaaAACTGCAAG GGCTGCTTTCTACTGTATGAACGAGAAAGAGCTGGTAGAAGCGGCTGTTTCATATCTGACCAGCGGTGCCTGCGAGGACGTGGCTCCCCTGACTCACCACAAG gttgaagACAAGGCAGTAGACGCCTCTGTGAAGATGAGGAAGACCCCTGCCTCTTCAAAGATGATAGCAAAGCCGGTGACTTTAGAGGAGTCCTCCTCAGACTGCGGAGATGCAGAGGGGACGACATATGTTTCAGAAACAGACTTGGACATTACAGAGGTGGAAACAGTGCCTTTCACCAAGAGCCCGCAGAGTCAGGGACCTGAGGGTCAGAGGCCGGGACCAGTTCAGGATCACGGCGGTCTCATGAACGTAGGACTGGAGGCTGAGAAAAAAGAGGAGCACTCTCAGATGCCAGCagatgcagcagaggaggatgatgatgccTTGCGGCTTGTGCGAGAAATCTTTTTCACATGA
- the LOC139287076 gene encoding uncharacterized protein, giving the protein MGNRFSRKLDGPANSAETAATEQKTEEVPAAPEPAEEAGITQTLEAVGTESLDVVVGEPVTLMACLPTEECVSECKEVEAPAAPAPLNDAEPEPVAKETPAPVQLEPLVSVSEPSPPEPAAEPKPVAETQLAPEPAPEPVPEPAPEPVPEPEPTSNPEAEVEAVPEPILESLPAPAEALEPQTDLLTQESHPDPVLSSPPLIDMGVPDVTLQPNTPPSPVPIPAPVNADKLSDIPVTQECQDSAEVSVISTFEPEKSEETSESLEKLMEVEAAGNLEQLVSDVNEESLSGLLKGLELKGNDLVADLIPTDVKIPDDTPITDMSPSTELM; this is encoded by the coding sequence ATGGGAAACCGGTTCAGCAGAAAGCTAGATGGCCCAGCCAACAGTGCTGAAACTGCTGCCACTGAACAGAAGACCGAAGAGGTGCCAGCAGCTCCAGAGCCAGCAGAAGAGGCCGGGATAACGCAGACTCTGGAGGCCGTTGGCACAGAGAGTCTCgatgtggtggtgggggagccAGTGACACTCATGGCGTGTTTACCCACTGAAGAATGTGTATCAGAGTGTAAAGAGGTGGAAGCTCCTGCTGCCCCAGCCCCACTAAATGATGCTGAACCAGAGCCTGTGGCAAAGGAAACCCCAGCTCCAGTCCAACTCGAGCCCCTGGTCTCAGTTAGCGAACCATCACCTCCAGAACCTGCTGCAGAACCAAAACCTGTTGCTGAAACTCAGCTTGCTCCAGAACCAGCTCCAGAGCCTGTTCCCGAACCAGCTCCAGAGCCTGTTCCCGAACCAGAGCCTACCTCAAATCCAGAAGCAGAAGTTGAGGCGGTCCCAGAGCCCATTTTAGAGTCATTACCAGCCCCAGCCGAGGCCCTGGAGCCGCAGACAGACCTGCTTACTCAAGAGTCTCACCCTGATCCGGTGCTTTCTTCACCCCCTTTGATCGACATGGGTGTCCCTGATGTAACTCTCCAACCTAACACTCCTCCCTCCCCAGTTCCCATTCCAGCCCCAGTTAATGCTGACAAGCTCTCAGACATCCCGGTGACTCAGGAATGCCAAGACAGTGCTGAGGTCTCTGTGATTTCCACGTTTGAGCCGGAAAAGTCTGAGGAAACATCAGAGTCTCTGGAAAagctgatggaggtggaggCGGCAGGGAATTTGGAGCAGCTTGTGAGTGATGTCAACGAAGAAAGTCTTAGTGGACTCCTAAAGGGCTTGGAGCTGAAAGGAAACGACCTTGTCGCTGACCTCATTCCAACTGATGTCAAGATCCCTGATGACACTCCAATCACAGACATGAGCCCTTCCACTGAGCTGATGTGA